Genomic window (Pseudopipra pipra isolate bDixPip1 chromosome 7, bDixPip1.hap1, whole genome shotgun sequence):
ACTGAGGGGTGTTTTGGCTCCCATCAACACAGGGTCATCCCAAGCACCTGGCCAAGCTAGGGGAGTTTCCAAAAGCCAGGTGGAGTCAGACCAGGAGCATCCACCAGCAGCCCATCCTCCAGCCCATTTCCAAGCCACAGGCCAGGAGCTCACAGGACCCTTATCCACAGGATCATAACAAAAACAGGAGCTCCAACAAACATGTTGCTGCTGACCTTAGGAATTTCACAGCGGCCTCTGCTCTCCCCCCATCCTCCTGCAATCATCTCCCAGTCATGAGATCTCTCAGAGCTGGGATGGCATTCCTTTTGCCTTCAGTTTCTTGGCAGTTTTACAATGACATCTTACCATCCCCATCACGGTGGAGAAGAAcaagcagggcagggaaggggtgtTACAATGGCACTGCTATTTCTCTATGTGACTCATGAGGGATTGCTGTGGCTTTCATCTATTAATAGGACAGTTCAATTATGTTATGGCATGGCCAAAGCTCATTTTGAATGACCCTGTATTGGTTTTCTGTGGCCAGTGACTCTGTGGGGGAAGACCCACGATAGAGCAgactgtgcctgaaggactgaaCCCCATGGAAAAAATGACCCACATTCCAGCAGCTCATGAAGAATTGTTGCCCATGGGAGGGACTCCAtggagagcaggggaaggactcctctctctgagtgGCAGAAACAACTGGTGATGAACTGAtcataacccccattccccatctccctgcactgctgggggggcagatgtttttaggatttattttacttctcattatcctgctctatCATTATCTATTAGTAATAGATTTAATGAATATCCCCActtcaagtctgttttgcttGGGATGGTAatcagtgagtgatctctcacagtccttatctcaactcatgaactcttcattatgttttctctcctctgtccagctgcagaggggagtgagagagtggctttggtgggtacctggcatccagccagggtcaacccactacagacCCCAACAACCTCACTTACAGCAAATGGCCACTCAATTTAATTATTGTGGATAACAATGCTCTGACATCTGTTGCAATTAGAAAACTGCTATCAAGGAAGTCTTGAAAACAAAGTTTGTGGAGTATCAGTTATAGGGTAGAAGCTGTAAGAACATATTCCCTAACCATGTAGAAATTATGGAGTCCTCACAGCCCCCATAGCCCTCAGAGCCTCCACAGCCCTCACAGGCCCCCTCAGACTCCAAAGCCCTTTCAGATCCCATTGCCCTCACTGTTCTCATAGACCCTTTAACCCTCACTGACCTCGCTGACCCCATACCCCTCACAGACCCCATACCCCTCAGAGCCTCCATAATCCTCACAGACCTCAGATCCCATAGCCCTTACTGCCCTCATAGCACCCATAGACCTCCCAGACCCCACAGACCTCACAGCCACCAGGGCCATCACAGCCCCCAGGGACTTCTCAGCCCCTCACAGCTCCCAGAACCAGGGGGTGTctgggcacagccagagcctgaGCAGACACCTCACTCATCCCCAGGTGACAGCACCATGGTGTGTCCATGCCAGATGTGCCCTTCCTGCCCTTCTGCACCCTCATGGGAATCCTGGGCTTGCTCTGCGTGGCCCTGGTGGGCATCTGGTGCCACCACTGGTGGGGGTGCTTTTCCCTGGATGGTGGTACCCAGACATTCAACTGCCACTTGATGCTGATGTTTTCTATTTTAGAGGAGGGGATCACATTTCTTTTGAGGTGTGGGGTCATAATCCCTCTCTTGGTTAGGGAAAGTAATTTTGAATCCACACGTTGGTTGGTCTTGGtgaatttatttgcttttcctaGTATACAGTGCTCTCGTGTGAACTGCTGTTGCTCCAGTGGGAATGGAAAAGCCAAGCTCCAGAGCTTTTGGTCCTGGTACCTTTTCTGTCCTGACACGTTTCGGTTGAGAATTGTGACAGGACGTTTTCACCTCCGGAGCTGcattttgggttgtttgttaCGTACACACCGCCACCTCGTGGAGCTGGTGAACAGCGACAGTGGGAACGTCGGCGTGTCCTTGAAAAAGACGTAAATGTACCGGGCTTATCCAAATGGGAAGATCCAAAGTTGAAAACGTCCTCCCCAATCGCTGTCAAAGAAAATGTGCCAGAACAGAAGAATTTCACCGACCTTCCCTTCCATTTGCAAACTTGTATTTGCACCACAATCGAGTGGGAGTTACTTTTCCTTGCAGCCTGAGAACTGCACACACCACCATGGTACACGGCACTTTCAACCTCTGCCGTAGGTAGCGTGATGCACTTTCAGTCTTGCAGAGTCCAAAAGGTCCATCTACTTCTCACATAGGAAAACATGTCCAGCAAACTGCTCCATGGAAACTTTGAGGCTTTAGCAGAACCACCAAAGGCCAAGGGGACTTCGGGCACTTTCTCTTCTCACTGCATACCTGGGCAAGTGTTGCTGAGCACAAGgaccctttttcccctctttcccaaTGCCTTCTGGAAACTGGGCACCAAAAAACACTGCTGGGCCTCCGTCTGTGACAACAGGAATTTTATATTCCCATGCTGGGGTAAAGGAAAGTGCTTGCAGAGAAAGGGTCTTCCTCGCAGGCTCATGTggccccagcacacacagcttccCACATCAACTCTCCACAGAGCTCTGGCAGCGCAGAAACTGCTCCGCAGAGCAGGTTTGAAACGCCAGGCTTGAGATAGCGAGGCTGCTGTCATTCTTCATACCTCCGAGGGCTGGAACAGGGAGGAACAGAGCCAAGGTCAGAGCCTAGATCTGGGGTGACCTGAGAAACCCCTCCAGCCAGGGCCATCCCACCCGTGGCTGGCCACACAGTGGAGaacccctctgccccagctccaTTCACTGGGCTTTCCCTGCAGAGAGGTGGAGACAGCTCGGGGAGGCAGCGCTTGCCATCAGACTCACCTCCACAGGGAACGCCATGGCAGGGAGCTCCCAGGGACACATCTCTTcactgagcagctccaggaggcagCACACAGTGCTGCAAAACCAGGGTGTGCAGATACAGACCATCTCCCTggcagggggaaaaaggcaCTGTCATCCCTGAGCTGGGTGACCAAACCTCTTCCGGGACTGACTCACAGAGGCCTGGTCTTTTCCAGCACCCTGGGAGGGGACAAGGGCACTTtgggaggtggctcctcctgtgcacccgcctctcccagccttttccACTCTCAGCCATCCCTCGGTGACAAGGCCCTCTCACCCGTGACCATGGGCACTGTGTGTGGTGCCCCATGCACAGGCAGAAATGACAGGGGCAGTGGGGACAAGGGggtctcacctggccagcagacccactgcgCAGTGGTGGGTGTCAGCGTTGAGCAGCgtgtcccagccacacttgcgTTCCAGTGCCATCACCACACCCTCACACCGCAGATGGCACAGCAGGGCTTGGATGGtcagcactgcaaacctgtgtgcagagcaaagccCAGGTCATGCtgagccctggccccagccccgagggccTAGGAGGGACAGGAGGACTGGGGTGCAGCACCTGTTGGCGTTGGTGGGAAGGCTGTGTTGGTCCTGGCATTCCCTCCAGAAGGCGTCGTCCTCCTCCAGCCTATGCACTGCGTTGAAGAACACCTGGAAGAGCAGATGCACAAAGAGGCTGGGGAAACACTCCCTCACTGTACGTGGGCACCAGGGCAGCTGGAGGGCCGTCCACAGCGCCACGTTTGTCTGCAAAAAAGTGAAACAGCTGGAGACAGCGCTCAGTGCTGAGACATCCATGTGGCAAGGCCCGAGCGCGGGAGGGAGAGGCCAGGGGAGACACAGGAAGAGCACCTGGCCTGGTgcccctgaacctgcccctaaGCCAGGTTTCCAGCCCAGTGcctgaggcagggagatgcagtgctgggggaagatGAAGAGCTGCCCTGGAGGCGATGTGGGAGTGAGCAAAGTCCAGTTCCAGAAACTCAgagccagggcaaagacatctGTTTCATCCCCATCAGGGGTGCACATGCTGCAGGCTGGCCAGCTTCCCAGGACAAGGGCAAGTATCTCGAGCACCGACTGTGCAGTCCGACTTGAGAAGATGATCGTCCTCCACATGGtcgcagcagctctgcagggtcaAACTCTGTGTCAGCAGGGTCTAAGCCACAGTGCCACGGCCTGGGCAGCTCCCAGTCCCAGGTGGCAAACCCACAGCACCCTGAGGAGCAAGGAGGGCGTGTGGGAGCAAGATCCGTGGCTGGcatgccagggctgggaaacaGGGGAGTCAGAGGCTCCTGGAACTCTCAGCCTGACAGACACCTGGGATGGGCTCTACAGGCTGATGAGCTGGTGAGCCCTGAGCCCTCGAGGCAGGGGGGCCCCATACCTGTCACATGATGGGGCAGAGCGCAGCAGAGTCACCACCACATCCACGGGGTGTGCCTCGGCCAGATCCAGAAGAGTCTTGTCTAGACTGTGCTCAGGAGACACACTGGACGTGAGCCACCGGTGGATGTACCTCACGAAGGCTGGCACCTGCAGGGGGCACGGGGGAGATTTGCAGAGCTGCCAACTTGCCCAGCTTCTCCCAagaagtgcttcccttcccaccacactgtgctggcctcaaaggctgagggggcccagcggATCTGGCGTGAGGCGCTGCACAACCCCTGGGGGGCTTGAGCCCTGGCCACACGCTGCTTACTTTCTTGGGATTGGAGACACCATTTTCCACGagcaaatccagcagggcagcactggtTTCAGCATTGTGGAGGTCAGAGTTTGCCATGCCCCCAGTGCCCATGGCAATGGTCTCTTCCCTCCAAATGCACCTGGTGAATTCACAAACCAtctgcaggagaaaggcaggaagagcAGTGCCATGAGAATGTGCCATGGAGAGCTCCGACAGCAGTGCTCggctgagcagtgacagcaggcCCAGCCAGGGGGGAATGGCctcaggtacctgtgctgccctgcagaagCGGCCCCGGGCACGGTCCTGCTCCTCTGTTCAGTCTTGGCCTGGATCTGGCAAAGAGAGAGCCcggtcagagctgaggggctgcagcagaggacagagaacacagcccagccctgcactccaTCCCGGGCCAGCCCTAGGATGCCCAGTGCATGGAGCTGCCGGGGGATCAGTCCCAGCCCCTATTCCCTGCACCCTTTCTCTGGGCATGTCCacagaggatgggatgggaagagaCTCAGCCGGCTGCAGCCACCAGtcctgtggcccagctctgccactcaccctcctgcaggggctggaactgcTCCACATcctcagggtgctgtgctggggcaggcccAGGGcgttcctcctccccctccttcagcCAGGCCAGTTTGGGCAccctggggggtctctgctccatgcCTCTGTCTTGCTCCATGGTTTCCTGCAGGAGACATGGCACAGAAAAGCTCTGGGACACCAAGTCCTGCACAAGTGCCTTGAAAGCTCCTGCAACAGAGGAGGTTCTGGAAGGCTCCAGGTCATCAAGTCCCACAGTCTGGCCAGGAGGGGACATGAGggagttggagagctgccagagggagcaACTTGCCCAGTTTACCCCCGagaagtgcttcccttcccaccacactgtgctggccccaaaggctgagggggcccagcagaAGGGACACACAATCCccggccacaggctgcttacttgagCAGAGACAACGCTCTCCTCAACAAAGTCCAGACTTGGAGCATCGGCCAGGCGCTGAACAGGTGAGCTGTCGGTGTTCATCAGCTCATCGGTCACCGCGGTGTCACAGGTTGCTGTGCCATCAGTTGACACGGTGCCGACAGCAGGCTTTGCCTTGAGCTCGTTCGGCgtggggtcaggctgtgccatgACCTCGGTTGGTGTTACGCTGGTCTTTCTACGCCGAATGCCCAAGACTTTCAGAAAGgcctgcaggaaaacaaagggcagggaagggaggaatgtGCCATGGAGAGCTCTGACAGCAGTGCTTggctgagcagtgacagcaggcCTAGCCCGGGGGGGGGAAATGGCTGTAGGTACCTGTGCCACCCTGTGGAAACAGCCATGGGCGCGGTCCTGCTCTTCTGTCTGGACCTGGCTTGGATCTGGCAAAGAGAGAGCGcggtcagagctgaggggctgcagcaggggccagagaacacagcccagccctgccctccacaggcagggccagccccaggaTGCCCAGTGCATGGAGCTGCCAGGGTTCAGCCCTGGCCCCtattccctgctccctttccctgggcatgtccacaaagggtgggatgggaagaggctcagccagctgcagccaccagtcttgtggcccagctctgccactcaccctcttgcaggggctggaactgcTCAACATCctcagggtgctgggctggggcaggcccAGGGcgttcctcctccccctccttcagccaggccagcttgggcaccctggggggtctctgctccatgcCTCTGTCTTGCTCCATGGCTACCTGCAGGAGATATGGCACAGAAAAGCTCTGGTTCACCAAGTCCTGCAGAAGTGCCTTGAAAGCTTTTGCAACAGAGGAGGTTCCGGAAGGCTCCAGGTCATCAAGTCCCACAGTCTGGCCAGGAGGGGACATGAGggagttggagagctgccagagggagcaACTTGCCCAGTTTACCCCCGagaagtgcttcccttcccaccacactgtgctggcctcaaaggctgagggggcccagcagaAGGGACACACAATCCccggccacaggctgcttacttgagCAGAGACAACTCTCTCCTCAGCAAAGTCCAGACTTGGAGCATCGGCCAGGCGCTGAACAGGTGAGCTGTCGGTGTCCATCAGCTCATCGGTCACCGTGGTGTCACAGGTTGCTGTGCCATCAGTTGACACGGTGCCGACATCAGGCTTTGCCTTGAGCTCCTTCGGCgtggggtcaggctgtgccatgACCTCGGTTGGTGTTATGCTGGTCTTTCTACGCCGAATGCCCAAGACTTTCAGAAAGgcctgcaggaaaacaaagggcagggaagggaggaatgtGCCATGGAGAGCTCCAACAGCAGCGCTCggctgagcagtgacagcaggcCCAGCCAGGGGGGAATGGCTGTAGGTACCTGTGCcgccctgcggaagcggcccCGGGAGCGGTCCTGCTCTTCCTTCAGCACCTGGCCTGGATCTGGCAAAGAGAGAGCCcggtcagagctgaggggctgcaggaggggacagagaacacagcccagccctgccctccacaggcagggccagccccaggaTGCCCAGTGTGTGGAGCTGCCAGGGTTCAGCCCTGGCCCCtattccctgctccctttccctgggcatgtccacaaagggtgggatgggaagaggctcagccagctgcagccaccagtcctgtggcccagctctgccactcaccctcttgcaggggctggaactgcTCAACATCctcagggtgctgggctggggcaggcccagggctttcctcctccccctccttcagccaggccagcttgggcaccctggggggtctctgctccatgcCTCTGTCTTGCTCCATGGCTACCTGCAGGAGACATGGCACAGAAAAGCTCTGGGTCACCAAGTCCTGCACAAGTGCCTTGAAAGCTCCTGCAACAGAGGAGGTTCTGGAAGGCTCCAGGTCATCAAGTCCCACAGTCTGGCCAGGAGGGGACATGAGggagttggagagctgccagagggagcaACTTGCCCAGTTTACCCCCGagaagtgcttcccttcccaccacactgtgctggcctcaaaggctgagggggcccagcagaAGGGCCACACAATCCccggccacaggctgcttacttgagCAGAGACAACTCTCTCCGCAACCAAGTCCAGACTTGGAGCATCGGCCAGGTGCAGAACAGGTGTGCTGTCGGTGTTCATCAGCTCATCGGTCACCGCGGTGTCACAGGTTGCTGTGCCATCAGTTGACACGGTGCCGACATCAGGCTTTGCCTTGAGCTCCTTCGGCgtggggtcaggctgtgccatgACCTCGGTTGGTGTTCTCCCGGTCTTTCTACGCCGAATGCCCAAGACTTTCAGAAAGgcctgcaggaaaacaaagggcagggaagggaggaatgtgccatggagagctccaacagcagtgctcagctgagcagtgacagcaggcccagcccaggggggaaTGGCTgtaggtacctgtgctgccctgctgaaGTGGCCATGGGCATGGTCCTGATCTTCTGTCTGGACCCGACCTTGATCTGGCAAAGAGAGAGAGcagtcagagctgaggggctgcaggagggaacagagaacacagcccagccctgcactccacAGGCAGGACCAGCCCCAGGATGCCCAGTGCATGGAGCTGCCAGGGGATCAGTCCCGGCCCCtattccctgctccctttccctgggcatgtccacaAAGGCTGGGATGGGAAGAGGCTCAGCCGGCTGCAGCCACCAGtcctgtggcccagctctgccactcaccctcctgcaggggctggaccTGCTGCatctcttcaggctgctgtgcaggggcagtCCCAGGGTCTCCggtcttcttcttcctcctgagAACCCTGCAcaggctgaagcgtctccctgccatCCTACAGTTGggcctcaagggcacctgcTGCAGGGATTGGAGACGCCAGGGAAAAGCTCTGGGGCACGAAGCCCCAGAGAATGGCCTCGATGGCACctgccgcagggattggagacaccGCAGAAAAACTCCGGGTCACCAAGTCCCGCGGTCTGGCCTCGAGGGCGCTTGAACCACAGAGAAGACTCCAAACGCTCCGGATCAGTAAGGAACGAGTTGGCTGCAcgggggctccgcacagcaccgctctgtcccgtcTGTCCCGTCGCACGCTCCGAGGAGCACTGAGGCGTGGCCACCTCACCACCAGTATTAAGTCATcacgtgtcacaaagggccctgtgacACCCTGCCCCGTGCCATCCATTGGCAATGCCCaccgtgtcacaaagggccctgtgacACACTGCCACGTGCcctggggcctcccccagcctggccaaCCTGCCCCAGGTCGGAAGGAATCTGTTTTCCAAAGTATCTAAGACAGCTGGACATGAACTTTAGGCCCGGCTCAAAAACCAAGCAAACCCtcccctgctgtgcctgcccacagcagcacaaggagccccctcagctgctgaggcaGCCACAGTGGGAAGGCCACGGGGCCTCCACAGAAGCTGGCACGGGCTCCTTGGGAGAAGTCCTGCCTGGGGGCCCTCCCGAACACtgggctgtgacacacagaaGGAACCTGTGGGCAAGGACACCAATGCTGCTCTGACCCCATTGGCCGGGGCTGCACCaaaatcagcagctctggcaagtCCCCgcccaaggagacctgccacCGCCCCGAGTCCTGGCAGGACAAAGCTACACCCTTATGGTCCCATTAGCCAAAGGCACAAGCAGACATGAACCAAGATGGTACAGGTTTTTTAGATATTAAGATCAAATAACTGgttttcagtgttcttttttGAGAGCACTGCTAATTAAGTTTGCATGAAATGATGAccaaataaaagagaaaacttaAACTGCTGTGGAGTCAGAGAGATATGTTCCATCAGCACATTCAGCATCTCTCAACTACCTCATGGCAGCTTCAAAGGATAGAAAACCAGCTTCTAGTTAGAAGgaaaattttcagtttaaaaatattatttcccttATGAACACTGGGAATGTTGTTAAAAGAGAATAAGAGTATATGTGTTTAGTTCactaaaaaacaaagaaaaacaagaatgaagaagcaaaacttatttttaatcttACTTCAAAAACACAATGATGGACCAGTTATCCTATCACCAACTATGGCCAACAGCAGGTGTCAGGTATAGTTCAAACCTATACTGGTATTTTCCCACTGTCCAGATAGACAGAACTCATCTCTGTAGGTGACTTAGAATCAATCAGCCTATGTATAGTGTGGCTGAAAATAGTGACATGCACATGTTTTGTACcaagaataatttaaatattagcTAAACAGATAATTCCTAAATGCCAGATTAgacacattttcatttattcatctatattcatttattttcaatgaGTATTTCAGGAATGCAAAACAAAGGTGTTCTTTTAGGTATCTAATACTTAGTCGTTCTTTTGAAAatgctatatttttaaaaagcagcagagtggATTAAGAGAAAATAATCCCACCACTGACAAAAGCCAGATGGAAGCaagaatgcaaaatatttgtgttaatAGCATTTTGCTGGAAAATCACAAACCTCTCTACAAAAAGTAAGATATTTGGTGCTCATACATGGAGTCTGTGAGCTGCAAAGGTTAGTGAAGAGAGCAATGCAACATCACAAAAAGCAACAATGAGGATGGCTGTGCAGGATactgtgctgctcctcctgaAGGTTCTGtactttctcttctctgtgtttGCTTACAAGCACATCCCATAAAACTGCCTTTACACCTGAACTAGTCTAAAGTTTCCAACATAcaaattagttttgttttcaatttgtCTCCTGAATCCATTATTCTACCATTACTGCTGTTATCCTGCAGGTGTAAACCCAGTTTAGAGTATTCCAGTTACTCCCATCCCCACCTTTCATGGCGTCATCTCTGGTATCAGCCCCAGCCGTGCATCACAATTCCCATTGCTCCCTGCTGAACAGTGAAGTTGAAAGAGCTACATGGGGGAATCAACAATATTTATGAGTACCAAACCTCTACATCGAAGCTGAccaccaaaaagccaaaaataaacatttatatcTCTATTGTTAAGCTTAAGCTTTAAAGCCTGGATCTCAGAATGATGGATCCTGTGTATTTCCCAGGAATTCTAGCAATTCtctgctttgggaaggacaatgaaacctgcctgcccacagttcCCTCCCCCATCATACAGCCATGAATAAAGGCTCCCAAATCTTACAAActcatgaaaaagagaaaacccacACCCAGAACCACTCAGGCAGACACTAtcacctggaagtgttccaaaaatgtgtagatgtggcacctgggggcACAGTTTACTGGTGGAGCTGGCAGTGTTAgcttaatggttggacttgatctttaTGATTCTATCTTGTAGAGCCAGACCATGTTATATGTGTGCCTAAGTCTGCCAGCACCTGCAGTGACCACATGTGCATGGGGTGGAAGTCAGGAACAGGGGTGTAGAGGCAAAGTTACGTGTTTCCTAATAGCTGGAGGCTCAGATGGGTGTTGAGTCCAGTTGAGTTGGGGATCTGGGCACCCTCGTGGCAAAACAGGAGAGGCAAATGCCATAAGCTAAGCCTCTCCTGGGAAACCAGGTAGAGATGGATTTCAGGCtccatttctgattttcagtATTGCCAGACGATAAAATAATGGATTTCTGGGATATCTTCTTTAAGAGAAACATGCCTTCTAGCTGCAGGGCTactctcttaaaaataatagtCACATGAGCTGCTCTTTGCAGTTCTTGGTAATCGTTTGTGAGACAACTGTGAACTGATATATAGGACATGTGGCCTGGACTTTCTCCAGCCATTCGTTTTACAAAGTTTTAGCTGATAACTGGAAGTAAATCCATAATCAGAGTTCAACAAAACAGATGCATGAAGATAGTAGACAGTTGCTTCTGAAGACAATAAATGCCACTCCAGCAAAACCAGCCAACACTCTCACTTTCCCGTCCTCATGTTCTTCCTGAGAAAGAAGTCCCTCCTCCTCCAAACCAAGGGGCAAAACCCCAACAATTTCTCCATGTATAACAATACCcagctttccaaacagctgccCTAAGAGCTGCAGAGAGAACATGTGCCCAGACAAGGTGCTGCAATGATGCTTGGGGTGGTGGGTTGATTTACAATGGCAACAGCTCCAGCTTTGCTCCTCACTTCATGAACACTGAGGGGTGTTTTGGCTCCCATCAACACAGGGTCATCCCAAGCACCTGGCCAAGCTAGGGGAGTTTCCAAAAGCCAGGTGGAGTCAGACCAGGAGCATCCACCAGCAGCCCATCCTCCAGCCCATTTCCAAGCCACAGGCCAGGAGCTCACAGGACCCTTATTCACAGGATCATAACAAAAACAGGAGCTCCAACAAACATGTTGCTGCTGACCTTAGGAATTTCACGGcagcctctgctctcccccCATCCTCCTGCAATCATCTCCCAGTCATGAGATCTCTCAGAGCTGGGATGGCATTCCTTTTGTCTTCAGTTTCTTGGCAGTTTTACAATGACATCTTACCATCCCCATCACGGTGGAGAAGAAcaagcagggcagggaaggggtgtACAATGGCACTGCTATTTCTCTATGTGACTCATGAGGGTTGCTGTGGGTTTCATCTATTAATAGGACAGTTCAATTATGTTATGGCATGGCCAAAGCTCATTTTGAATGACCCTGTACTGGTTTTCTGTGGCAAGTGACTCTGTGGGGGAAGACCCACGATGGAGCAgactgtgcctga
Coding sequences:
- the LOC135417534 gene encoding uncharacterized protein LOC135417534; this encodes MVCEFTRCIWREETIAMGTGGMANSDLHNAETSAALLDLLVENGVSNPKKVPAFVRYIHRWLTSSVSPEHSLDKTLLDLAEAHPVDVVVTLLRSAPSCDRAAATMWRTIIFSSRTAQSVLEILALVLGSWPACSMCTPDGDETDVFALALSFWNWTLLTPTSPPGQLFIFPQHCISLPQALGWKPGLGAGSGAPGQVLFLCLPWPLPPALGPCHMDVSALSAVSSCFTFLQTNVALWTALQLPWCPRTVRECFPSLFVHLLFQVFFNAVHRLEEDDAFWRECQDQHSLPTNANRFAVLTIQALLCHLRCEGVVMALERKCGWDTLLNADTHHCAVGLLASTVCCLLELLSEEMCPWELPAMAFPVEVSLMASAASPSCLHLSAGKAQ